The Nocardia sp. BMG111209 genome includes a window with the following:
- a CDS encoding class II aldolase/adducin family protein, which produces MASIAAAERAEVAATCRALAAAGLLIGTAGNVSVRAGDLIAVTATGTVLAELTADEVTVVDPDGTVVSGRLAPTSELALHLGIYREFPVGAVVHTHAPRSTAVGLVCDELPVIHYQQLPLGGATPVVPFFPFGTPELAAAVRDALTGRQAALLANHGAVSIGATLRRAVEHTELLEWACGIYLDAHTIGTPRALSAEQQDAVRAVIARTGYGTTKSV; this is translated from the coding sequence ATGGCGAGTATCGCGGCGGCCGAACGGGCCGAGGTGGCGGCGACCTGCCGGGCCCTGGCCGCGGCGGGATTGCTGATCGGGACCGCCGGCAATGTGAGTGTGCGAGCCGGGGACCTGATCGCGGTGACCGCCACCGGAACGGTGCTCGCCGAGCTGACCGCGGACGAGGTCACCGTGGTCGACCCGGACGGGACCGTGGTGTCCGGCCGATTGGCGCCCACCTCGGAATTGGCGCTGCACCTGGGGATCTACCGCGAATTCCCGGTCGGCGCGGTGGTGCACACCCATGCACCGCGATCCACCGCGGTGGGCCTGGTGTGCGACGAACTCCCGGTGATCCACTACCAGCAGCTACCGCTGGGCGGAGCGACCCCGGTGGTCCCGTTCTTCCCGTTCGGAACTCCGGAACTGGCTGCGGCCGTGCGTGATGCACTGACCGGCCGGCAGGCGGCACTCCTGGCGAACCACGGCGCGGTCAGCATCGGCGCCACCCTGCGCCGAGCGGTCGAGCACACCGAACTCCTGGAATGGGCCTGCGGGATCTACCTCGACGCCCACACGATCGGCACGCCGCGTGCGTTGTCGGCCGAACAACAGGACGCCGTCCGCGCGGTGATCGCGCGAACCGGCTACGGCACAACGAAGTCCGTCTAG
- the yidC gene encoding membrane protein insertase YidC: protein MLDFVYYPVSALLWLWHTGFATVLGAAGGAAWILAIVFLVLTLRAALYRPFLAQVKFSRTMAVLQPQVRRLQAEFADDRERLTAEVRKLQQQHDFNILRAFAPMIVQLLIFLGLYHVLRSFDRTGPAANLLFGHPVTRTPGPITANYVFAPDQVQSFLHAKILSAPLTATLATSGGAFGAVAAVALPLIAIAALATHSTARAAATRQTTTTPQTRLITWMTMWLFPLGTIVAGLVMPIGILVYFATSNTWTFAQQHWVHRRLGPIPTAVPVVEPQED, encoded by the coding sequence ATGCTCGATTTCGTCTACTATCCCGTGTCCGCCCTGCTGTGGTTGTGGCACACCGGTTTCGCCACCGTGCTCGGCGCCGCCGGCGGCGCGGCCTGGATCCTGGCGATCGTCTTCCTGGTGCTCACGCTGCGCGCGGCCCTCTACCGCCCGTTCCTGGCCCAGGTGAAGTTCTCCCGCACCATGGCGGTGCTGCAACCCCAGGTCCGCCGCCTGCAGGCCGAATTCGCCGACGACCGTGAACGTCTCACCGCCGAGGTGCGAAAACTCCAGCAGCAGCACGATTTCAACATCCTGCGCGCCTTCGCCCCCATGATCGTCCAACTCCTGATCTTCCTGGGCCTCTACCACGTCCTGCGCTCCTTCGACCGCACCGGCCCCGCCGCGAATCTCCTCTTCGGCCACCCCGTCACCCGCACACCCGGCCCGATCACCGCCAACTACGTCTTCGCCCCCGACCAGGTCCAATCGTTCCTGCACGCGAAAATCCTGTCCGCCCCCCTCACCGCAACCCTGGCCACCTCCGGCGGCGCATTCGGCGCCGTAGCCGCGGTAGCCCTCCCCCTGATCGCGATCGCCGCCCTCGCCACCCACTCCACCGCCCGCGCCGCCGCCACCCGCCAAACCACCACCACCCCCCAGACCCGCCTGATCACCTGGATGACGATGTGGTTGTTCCCCCTCGGCACCATCGTCGCCGGCCTGGTCATGCCGATCGGCATCCTGGTCTACTTCGCCACCAGCAACACCTGGACCTTCGCCCAGCAACACTGGGTACACCGTCGACTGGGCCCGATCCCGACCGCGGTCCCGGTGGTGGAGCCACAGGAGGACTGA